From Primulina tabacum isolate GXHZ01 chromosome 2, ASM2559414v2, whole genome shotgun sequence, one genomic window encodes:
- the LOC142524362 gene encoding disease resistance protein RPM1-like, with protein MGSSMGYQYAFPRMSVCGRIIITTRFHDVGNVARCDTNGHLYHLNPLTAEKSEELFYRKAFPRSSCPPYLKEISKSILKRCEGLPLALVVIGGLLATKNNNLEDWKMFERNIGLESQEDYLKGINKLLSLSYYDLPYYLKACFLYLSIFPEDELLLKWKIIRLWIAEGFVEVKDGKTQEEVAESYLNELLNRSLIQVAHTYGDGRPSKFRIHDILRNYIISKSIEHNLLIAPCGEEVNYPDKIRRMAVNTTFNDTKECCNVQYLRSLFWLEFVDSKSGLVFQKVFGGRCRLLKVLDVRGAPIDSIPSEVFKLYNLKYLCLRRTNIKLIPKSIGNLRNLETLDLKKSEVTELPIDILKLHKLRHLLVYSYGYVDVFHSTTRTLKAPYEIGRYLTSLQKLCDIDADEADGIKIVREIGKLTQLRRLGITKLRREDGMDLCLSLGKLINLRSLSIQSIDEDEVMDLDNSLSSSPLPFLRKVLLKGRLEKFPQWVYSLDGLTELHFECSRLREDPLQNLEVLPNLVFLRIGRLSYEGEELIFKDTKFQKLKKLILQILRGLRRVRVEKGSMPHLVEMTFEECKLMEELPEGIEHLRNLQYVDFSEMSEKFIGRLIRQKYKGGLEWKLAHVSKVEVWNRVNYEWKLQQF; from the coding sequence ATGggctcatccatggggtatcaataCGCATTTCCAAGAATGAGTGTTTGTGGCCGCATCATCATCACCACACGCTTTCACGATGTAGGCAATGTTGCTCGTTGTGATACCAATGGCCATCTATATCATTTAAATCCTTTGACTGCTGAAAAATCAGAAGAGTTGTTTTACAGAAAGGCATTTCCACGAAGTTCGTGTCCTCCATATTTAAAGGAAATCTCAAAAAGTATCTTAAAGAGATGTGAGGGTCTGCCACTTGCGCTTGTTGTTATCGGTGGTCTTTTAGCAACCAAAAACAACAATCTTGAAGATTGGAAAATGTTCGAGCGTAACATCGGTCTTGAATCACAAGAAGACTATCTCAAAGGAATTAACAAATTACTCTCTCTTAGCTATTACGACCTGCCCTACTATCTCAAAGCTTGCTTCTTATACTTGAGCATTTTTCCAGAAGATGAATTGCTCTTAAAGTGGAAAATAATTCGATTATGGATAGCAGAAGGTTTCGTGGAGGTAAAAGACGGAAAGACACAAGAAGAAGTGGCAGAGTCCTACCTTAACGAGCTTCTAAACAGAAGTCTAATCCAGGTAGCACATACATATGGAGATGGAAGGCCCAGCAAGTTTCGTATCCATGACATTCTACGAAACTACatcatctcaaaatcaataGAACACAATCTTCTCATTGCACCCTGCGGAGAAGAAGTGAACTATCCTGATAAGATCCGACGCATGGCAGTTAATACTACATTTAATGACACAAAGGAATGCTGCAATGTTCAGTATCTTCGATCTTTGTTTTGGTTGGAGTTTGTAGATTCAAAATCTGGATTGGTCTTCCAAAAGGTTTTTGGTGGTCGTTGTAGACTATTGAAAGTATTAGATGTAAGAGGAGCTCCAATAGATAGCATCCCAAGTGAAGTGTTCAAACTCTATAACCTTAAATATCTATGCTTAAGGAGGACAAACATCAAACTTATTCCAAAATCAATCGGAAATCTTCGAAACTTAGAGACATTAGATCTCAAGAAATCCGAAGTGACCGAATTGCCCATTGATATTCTGAAACTTCACAAGCTTCGGCATCTCCTAGTGTACTCGTACGGATATGTGGACGTGTTTCATTCTACTACACGAACGTTGAAGGCTCCGTATGAAATAGGACGCTACTTGACATCCTTACAAAAGCTTTGTGACATAGATGCAGATGAAGCAGATGGCATTAAAATAGTGCGGGAAATAGGGAAGCTAACTCAACTCCGACGATTAGGCATTACGAAGCTGAGAAGAGAAGATGGAATGGATCTTTGCTTGTCGCTGGGGAAGCTTATTAACCTGCGCTCGTTATCCATTCAATCCATCGATGAGGATGAGGTGATGGATTTGGATAACTCTTTATCTTCTTCACCTTTGCCATTTCTTCGTAAAGTTCTTCTGAAGGGACGTTTGGAGAAGTTTCCTCAGTGGGTTTATTCCCTCGACGGGCTCACCGAGTTACATTTTGAGTGCAGCAGATTAAGAGAGGATCCATTACAAAACCTCGAAGTTTTGCCCAATCTGGTATTCCTAAGAATTGGTAGACTTTCATATGAAGGTGAAGAATTGATTTTCAAGGACACAAAATTTCAGAAGCTCAAGAAATTGATTCTTCAAATATTAAGAGGATTGAGACGCGTGAGAGTGGAGAAGGGTTCCATGCCTCATCTGGTAGAAATGACATTTGAGGAGTGTAAACTAATGGAGGAGTTGCCAGAGGGCATCGAGCATTTACGCAATCTTCAGTATGTTGATTTCTCAGAAATGTCGGAGAAGTTCATTGGGAGACTTATCAGGCAGAAATACAAAGGAGGGCTTGAGTGGAAGCTTGCGCATGTTTCCAAAGTTGAGGTTTGGAATCGAGTCAATTATGAATGGAAACTACAACAGTTCTAG